From Vibrio tritonius, the proteins below share one genomic window:
- a CDS encoding glycoside hydrolase family 3 protein yields MIKPLMALPLALLPLSIMAATQQPKLTYENAPILTVNQLQFKDLNRDGILNPYEDWRQSIEVRAKDLVARMTLAEKAGAMMHASAPSPESVLGRGPVYDFTQLTKMIQQDNVNAMITRLDGDDPARFATQNNKLQALAEQSRLGIPVTVSTDPRNAYHYSTHDDIDSAAAGKFSQWPESPGFGAINDPELTRQYADILRQEYRAVGITEALSPQADIASEPRWARINGTFGEDPQVIHDMVEAYVEGMQNGRTGLNAGSVITVVKHWVGYGAAKDGWDSHNSYGRFADFEDNNLQEHIYPFEGAFDANVASIMPTYSILQGVKVDGKPIEQVGAGFSHYLLSELLRDQYHFKGVVLSDWLITADCNDSCQQGAPKGKEGRPEDLGMSWGVGELSIEQRFAKAVKAGVDQFGGVADPQPIIQSVKDGLLTQHDIDHAVTKIMEQKFATGLFEAPFVDASIASKSLGAPQNQAIADEAQARSLVLLKNDHLLPLTSGTKVYLYNIEPEAATAAGLTVVTTPEAADVALVRAEAPFTHPHPNYFFGVRQHEGPLNFDSSNPDYKMIQSLSKKLPTVVNIYLDRPAILSQIQPSSSAILANFGANDQVLMNAITGKHTVSGKLPFELPSSMKSVKAQHSDKPHDSSNPLYPIGFGLTL; encoded by the coding sequence ATGATAAAACCACTAATGGCACTGCCTCTTGCCCTATTACCTTTGAGTATTATGGCTGCTACACAGCAACCCAAGTTGACCTATGAGAACGCACCTATCCTTACCGTCAATCAGCTGCAATTCAAAGATTTAAATCGTGACGGCATCCTCAATCCATATGAAGATTGGCGCCAATCTATTGAGGTTAGAGCTAAAGATTTGGTTGCACGCATGACGTTAGCCGAAAAAGCAGGCGCAATGATGCACGCCTCAGCGCCCTCACCTGAAAGTGTACTCGGTCGTGGTCCAGTCTATGACTTCACACAGCTAACCAAGATGATTCAGCAAGACAATGTGAATGCCATGATCACTCGTCTTGATGGCGATGATCCAGCCCGCTTTGCCACGCAAAACAACAAACTGCAAGCGCTAGCAGAACAGAGCCGTTTAGGCATTCCCGTTACCGTCAGTACCGACCCTCGTAATGCATACCACTATTCAACCCACGATGATATTGATAGTGCCGCGGCGGGTAAATTCTCCCAATGGCCTGAATCACCTGGCTTCGGTGCAATTAACGACCCCGAACTTACCCGCCAATACGCTGATATTTTACGTCAAGAGTATCGTGCAGTTGGCATTACTGAAGCCCTATCACCTCAAGCCGATATAGCTTCAGAGCCTCGTTGGGCGCGCATTAATGGCACCTTTGGCGAAGACCCTCAAGTCATTCACGATATGGTAGAAGCGTATGTTGAAGGAATGCAAAACGGCCGCACCGGTCTAAATGCGGGCAGTGTGATTACAGTGGTGAAACACTGGGTTGGATATGGCGCAGCCAAAGATGGTTGGGATAGCCATAACTCCTATGGCCGCTTTGCTGACTTTGAAGATAACAATCTGCAAGAGCACATTTATCCGTTTGAAGGCGCATTTGATGCAAATGTTGCCAGTATCATGCCTACTTACTCGATTTTGCAAGGGGTGAAAGTTGATGGCAAACCGATTGAACAAGTGGGTGCTGGTTTTAGCCATTATTTACTCTCTGAGCTATTGCGGGATCAATATCACTTCAAAGGCGTAGTACTGAGCGACTGGCTAATCACAGCAGATTGTAATGACTCTTGCCAACAAGGAGCCCCAAAAGGAAAAGAGGGCCGTCCTGAAGATCTTGGCATGTCATGGGGAGTGGGCGAGCTTTCCATCGAACAACGCTTTGCCAAAGCCGTTAAAGCGGGCGTCGACCAATTTGGTGGCGTAGCCGATCCACAGCCAATCATTCAAAGCGTCAAAGATGGTCTACTGACTCAACATGACATCGACCATGCCGTGACTAAAATCATGGAGCAAAAATTTGCTACTGGCTTATTTGAAGCCCCATTTGTCGATGCGAGTATCGCTAGTAAAAGCTTAGGCGCACCACAAAATCAGGCGATTGCTGATGAGGCACAAGCTCGCTCATTGGTTCTACTGAAAAATGATCATTTGCTACCTTTAACCTCTGGCACCAAAGTGTATCTTTACAATATTGAACCCGAAGCCGCCACAGCAGCCGGTTTAACCGTTGTAACCACACCAGAAGCCGCTGATGTAGCATTAGTCCGTGCAGAGGCGCCATTTACTCATCCACATCCAAACTATTTCTTTGGTGTGCGCCAACACGAAGGACCATTGAATTTCGATAGTAGCAATCCTGATTACAAGATGATTCAATCACTAAGCAAAAAGTTACCTACTGTTGTCAATATCTATCTTGATCGCCCTGCCATTTTAAGTCAAATCCAACCTTCCTCTAGTGCAATTTTGGCGAACTTTGGTGCTAATGATCAGGTGTTAATGAATGCGATAACAGGCAAACATACCGTCTCAGGAAAACTGCCTTTTGAATTACCAAGTTCAATGAAATCAGTTAAGGCGCAACATTCTGATAAACCGCACGATTCAAGCAATCCTCTCTACCCGATTGGGTTTGGATTAACCTTGTAA
- a CDS encoding response regulator codes for MKADAKLSAFLFYDTLDVLDIIKPVVMPCFHSIYELSMEHDMPRFFRLMKDAHYSAVFVFACGSPTTALNFIRAVENQDEESPSLWKKYPSEAVLICDKHKRASAFTMCRNNLFYSYETMRPIYDLGKVQLMLNRVSQHAMTRADLYYAELESRTMTNEIAKSNEELNRLLESTITHRNESALLLQSILDREPNTETLGDQYWENLFSEVIDGLTEKDKSNLNTLLPPNNNKAQLSQLMAFQQKMFASFENSIERAKPKLHVDKMNLPVVIVADDQPVMQRIIRSILEPRGYQVELANHGVEVLLKSQSTEPDLILLDIDMPVMNGFETLTLLKSTPALATIPVIMLTSFSDKEVFSKSIKSGAVDYIVKPTNAEILIRKITPYIVAAE; via the coding sequence ATGAAAGCTGATGCCAAATTAAGTGCATTTTTGTTTTATGACACACTGGATGTGCTCGATATTATTAAGCCGGTTGTAATGCCGTGTTTTCACTCTATCTATGAATTGAGTATGGAGCACGACATGCCACGCTTTTTTAGATTGATGAAGGACGCCCATTACAGCGCTGTTTTCGTCTTTGCGTGTGGGTCGCCAACTACAGCATTGAATTTTATTCGTGCTGTCGAAAACCAAGACGAAGAGTCCCCCTCTCTTTGGAAGAAGTACCCTAGTGAAGCAGTACTGATTTGTGACAAACACAAACGGGCATCGGCGTTTACAATGTGTCGCAATAATCTTTTTTACAGTTATGAGACGATGCGCCCGATTTACGATTTGGGTAAAGTTCAGTTGATGCTAAATCGAGTTAGTCAACATGCCATGACCCGTGCTGACCTTTATTATGCGGAGTTAGAAAGTCGTACGATGACCAATGAGATTGCGAAAAGCAATGAAGAACTCAATCGTCTATTGGAGAGTACCATCACTCATCGCAACGAAAGCGCTCTGCTGTTACAGAGTATATTAGACAGAGAACCTAATACGGAGACACTCGGTGACCAATATTGGGAAAACCTGTTTTCTGAGGTTATTGATGGCTTGACGGAAAAAGATAAGTCTAATTTAAATACTTTGTTGCCCCCCAACAATAACAAGGCACAACTGTCTCAATTGATGGCTTTTCAACAAAAAATGTTTGCCAGTTTTGAAAATAGTATCGAACGGGCAAAACCCAAGCTTCACGTTGATAAAATGAATTTGCCAGTGGTTATCGTAGCTGATGACCAACCGGTAATGCAGCGAATTATTCGTTCGATTTTAGAACCTAGAGGTTATCAAGTGGAATTGGCCAATCATGGGGTTGAAGTGCTGCTTAAATCCCAATCCACAGAGCCAGACCTTATTTTGCTCGATATTGATATGCCGGTCATGAATGGTTTTGAGACATTAACTCTCCTAAAAAGCACGCCTGCACTAGCCACCATTCCGGTGATTATGCTCACCAGCTTTTCAGACAAGGAAGTGTTTAGCAAGTCGATTAAATCTGGCGCGGTGGATTATATTGTCAAACCGACCAATGCGGAGATCTTAATCCGTAAGATAACACCATACATCGTCGCTGCCGAGTGA